A region of Fibrobacter succinogenes subsp. succinogenes S85 DNA encodes the following proteins:
- a CDS encoding sensor domain-containing diguanylate cyclase, producing the protein MGLKFSNLTNSIIIKSLLLLIVSMLVIVMIGTYVFTQRQMKTTLKLSYDTNETQLQQLANTVNNEMEQFASRLTLLAKTSEIQSMDKLIAAGYLKSFNISSLFISGESISLFDRSYNLVCNNSMLGSTKITYPIEFNRISPHRPTISPWFRDTDGTPKRAFGVVVSDRAMGDGRLVSNFSIRRLWKYFSEYKVGQNGILIACNGQGEILYHPDMRTWLDGIHKITELGLGDMNIKQDSDNSIRFVKLDNGKSYLINRTFNPTYDLGLIALQPKTEIDAMVSSVHHVSQIILFSSIIAILLVSLWQILIVCKPLNNLIDHISQITEGKLDIEEFKARSSQDEIGRLAKVFNQMHATIKRQIQELNAHRDMLEKEVKERTYELEQANKKLDLISRTDELTQLPNRRDMHRTIEKEVDRANRFKKAFSIIFIDIDHFKDVNDTYGHAAGDAVLKSVASTIRSLLRKYDVLARYGGEEFLTLLPETELKDAAHVAERFRKQIENQTIFFGGQEIKVTITLGVAQFDSGLGAERCIQLADKALYEGKEHGRNRVILWTDDQAVESTDKPLA; encoded by the coding sequence ATGGGTTTAAAATTTTCCAATCTCACAAACAGCATCATCATCAAGAGTTTACTGCTCTTGATTGTCTCAATGCTTGTCATCGTGATGATTGGAACTTACGTTTTCACCCAGAGGCAAATGAAGACCACGCTTAAACTGAGTTACGATACCAACGAAACCCAGTTACAGCAACTCGCAAACACGGTCAACAACGAAATGGAGCAGTTTGCAAGTCGTCTGACTTTGTTGGCAAAGACTTCCGAAATTCAAAGCATGGACAAGCTCATAGCGGCCGGTTACCTCAAAAGCTTCAACATATCGTCGCTATTCATTTCGGGCGAATCCATATCGCTCTTTGACCGTAGCTACAATCTTGTCTGCAACAACTCCATGCTAGGCTCAACCAAGATAACCTACCCTATCGAGTTCAATAGAATTTCTCCTCACAGGCCGACCATTTCTCCATGGTTCCGCGACACCGACGGCACTCCCAAGCGAGCCTTTGGCGTTGTCGTTTCGGACAGAGCCATGGGTGATGGAAGACTGGTATCAAACTTTTCGATTCGCCGACTCTGGAAATACTTTTCGGAATACAAAGTCGGGCAAAACGGCATTCTCATCGCATGCAATGGCCAAGGCGAAATCCTTTACCACCCGGATATGAGAACTTGGCTTGACGGAATCCACAAGATTACGGAACTCGGACTTGGCGACATGAACATCAAGCAGGATAGCGATAATTCCATTCGTTTCGTAAAGCTGGACAATGGAAAATCCTACCTCATCAACAGGACTTTCAACCCGACTTACGACCTTGGTCTTATCGCCTTACAGCCTAAGACAGAAATTGATGCAATGGTTTCGTCGGTTCACCATGTCAGCCAAATCATTTTGTTCAGTTCGATTATCGCCATCTTGCTCGTGTCTCTTTGGCAGATTCTAATTGTGTGTAAGCCATTGAACAACTTGATTGACCACATCTCGCAAATCACCGAAGGCAAGCTGGACATTGAAGAATTCAAGGCCAGGAGCAGCCAGGACGAAATCGGCAGACTTGCCAAGGTGTTCAACCAGATGCATGCGACCATCAAGCGGCAGATTCAGGAACTGAACGCGCATAGGGACATGCTTGAAAAAGAAGTCAAGGAACGCACATACGAGCTTGAACAAGCTAATAAAAAACTGGATTTGATTTCTAGAACGGATGAACTGACACAGTTGCCGAACCGCCGCGACATGCACAGGACTATCGAAAAGGAAGTCGACCGTGCAAACCGATTCAAAAAGGCGTTCAGCATCATCTTTATTGATATTGACCATTTCAAAGACGTGAACGACACGTACGGACATGCCGCAGGCGATGCCGTGCTCAAGTCGGTCGCAAGCACCATTCGCAGTCTGTTGCGCAAGTACGATGTGCTCGCCCGCTATGGTGGCGAAGAATTCCTGACGCTCCTCCCCGAAACGGAACTGAAGGATGCAGCACACGTCGCCGAACGATTCCGCAAGCAGATTGAAAACCAGACCATCTTCTTTGGCGGCCAGGAAATCAAAGTGACGATTACGCTTGGCGTAGCTCAGTTTGATAGCGGCCTTGGTGCAGAACGCTGCATCCAGCTTGCAGACAAGGCCCTTTACGAAGGCAAGGAACACGGCAGAAACAGGGTCATCCTCTGGACGGACGATCAGGCCGTGGAAAGCACCGACAAGCCACTCGCATAA
- the argF gene encoding ornithine carbamoyltransferase → MIDRNKHFLRLMDWSEEKVLETIEIASRLKAEVHAGKVSDRLHGQNIAMFFEKPSLRTITTFQVGMNQLGGHAVLLSPDSIGLGKRESVKDVARCLSRWVNAIVVRCFKQQLVEELAEYGSIPVVNALTDDYHPCQAIAFAQMINESLGGFKNADGKPKTVAFIGDGNNVANSFLALAAKVGMNFTLACPKGFEQPAKVVEEAEAGLKKHGCQYRVFHDPKEAVKDADILYSDVWVSMGQEGEKATKQSHFLPFQINDELLKLAPSHCKVSHCLPAHRGEEITDSVMDNLDVNMSFEEAENRLHAHKAVLWQVMTPFNK, encoded by the coding sequence ATGATAGATCGCAACAAACACTTCCTCCGCCTCATGGACTGGAGTGAAGAAAAAGTTCTCGAAACCATCGAGATTGCCTCGCGTCTCAAGGCTGAAGTTCACGCTGGTAAGGTCTCTGACCGACTCCACGGCCAGAACATCGCCATGTTCTTCGAAAAACCGTCGCTGCGAACTATTACGACTTTCCAGGTGGGCATGAACCAGCTCGGCGGCCACGCCGTGCTTCTCTCCCCGGATTCTATTGGTCTCGGCAAGCGCGAAAGCGTCAAGGATGTCGCCCGCTGCCTCAGCCGCTGGGTCAACGCCATTGTGGTCCGTTGCTTCAAGCAGCAGCTCGTCGAAGAACTCGCTGAATACGGTTCCATTCCGGTTGTGAACGCTTTGACTGATGACTATCATCCGTGCCAGGCAATCGCTTTTGCCCAGATGATCAACGAAAGCCTCGGCGGATTCAAGAACGCCGATGGCAAGCCGAAGACAGTCGCCTTCATCGGTGACGGCAACAACGTAGCGAACTCCTTCCTCGCCCTCGCCGCAAAGGTCGGCATGAACTTTACGCTAGCCTGCCCGAAGGGCTTTGAACAGCCCGCCAAGGTTGTCGAAGAAGCGGAGGCCGGCTTGAAGAAGCACGGTTGCCAGTACCGCGTTTTCCACGATCCGAAGGAAGCTGTCAAAGACGCCGACATCCTCTATAGCGACGTTTGGGTTTCTATGGGTCAGGAAGGCGAAAAGGCAACCAAGCAAAGCCACTTCTTGCCGTTCCAGATTAACGACGAACTCTTGAAGCTCGCTCCTTCTCACTGCAAGGTCAGCCACTGCTTGCCGGCTCACCGCGGCGAAGAAATCACGGACTCCGTGATGGACAATCTCGACGTGAACATGAGCTTCGAAGAAGCCGAAAACCGCCTGCACGCTCACAAGGCTGTTCTCTGGCAGGTGATGACGCCGTTCAACAAGTAA
- the bioB gene encoding biotin synthase BioB, protein MSFIQDLKEKVLGGYEISREDAIKLLSEDLDELTKAADEIREKFHGDDFDFCSIVNARSGRCSENCKYCAQSSYYHTGAPEYKLLSADEIVADAKKKEAAGIPRYSIVTSGRTLSNRDVEQISEALRRLKKETKLSICLSAGLLNKEQFDKLKEAGLTRFHNNLETYRRHFPDVCTTHTYDDKIGALQNALAAGLEICSGGIMGLGETMEDRIDMCLDLRKLGVKSTPVNVLNAIPGTPYENLPKLTNDEFCRIVAIYRFINPKAFIRLAGGRGVLGDDGKRAFKSGANAAITDDMLTTAGVNSCKDFELVKGLGFKPHGFIG, encoded by the coding sequence ATGTCCTTCATTCAGGATCTTAAGGAAAAAGTTCTCGGCGGTTATGAAATTTCTCGCGAGGACGCCATCAAGCTTTTAAGCGAAGACCTCGACGAACTCACGAAAGCCGCTGACGAAATCCGCGAAAAATTCCACGGCGACGACTTTGATTTTTGTTCCATCGTGAACGCCCGCAGCGGTCGCTGCTCCGAAAACTGCAAGTACTGCGCCCAGAGCAGTTATTACCACACCGGCGCACCCGAATACAAGTTGCTCAGCGCCGACGAAATTGTCGCTGATGCCAAGAAGAAAGAAGCGGCTGGCATCCCGCGTTACTCCATCGTGACTTCTGGCCGTACGCTTTCGAACCGCGACGTGGAGCAGATCAGCGAAGCGCTCCGCCGCCTCAAAAAAGAGACGAAGCTTTCAATTTGCCTCTCGGCAGGTCTCTTGAACAAGGAACAGTTCGACAAGCTCAAGGAAGCAGGCCTCACCCGCTTCCACAACAACTTGGAAACGTACCGCCGTCACTTCCCGGACGTTTGCACGACGCACACTTACGACGATAAGATCGGTGCGCTCCAGAACGCTCTTGCCGCAGGCCTTGAAATTTGCAGCGGCGGCATCATGGGCCTTGGCGAAACGATGGAAGACCGCATCGACATGTGCCTGGATTTGCGCAAGCTCGGCGTCAAGTCGACTCCGGTGAACGTGCTGAACGCCATTCCCGGAACGCCGTACGAAAACCTGCCGAAGCTCACGAACGACGAATTCTGCCGCATCGTGGCGATTTATCGATTCATCAACCCGAAGGCATTTATCCGCCTTGCAGGTGGCCGTGGCGTTTTGGGCGACGACGGCAAGCGTGCATTCAAGAGTGGCGCAAATGCGGCCATCACGGACGACATGCTCACCACTGCCGGCGTAAACAGCTGCAAGGATTTCGAACTTGTGAAAGGTCTCGGATTCAAACCGCACGGATTTATCGGCTAA
- the dusA gene encoding tRNA dihydrouridine(20/20a) synthase DusA: MNIDFNRRLSIAPMLDCTDRHERYFLRLLSKHILLYSEMVVSTGLLHCENKDLFLGHEPFEHPAVLQLGGSNPADLASASKLVEAAGFSEVNLNCGCPSDRVQNGNFGACLMKEKNVVADCFKAMQDAVSIPVSIKCRIGVDDLDSWEFFTDFIQTVRDAGCKIFIVHARKAWLKGLSPKENREVPPLHYEFVHRLKAEMPELNLSINGGIKTLDQIEEQLKDLDGVMVGREAYENPWFLHDADARIFGDVRPESNDPAEIIAGNARPATRKALLEAYLPYVEKQTAEGCPATILVKHLYGLFAGLPGARKFRATLSNESPRAHLYGGAAALIRKAMELVGETRD; this comes from the coding sequence ATGAACATTGACTTCAACCGTAGACTATCCATCGCTCCGATGCTTGACTGCACGGACCGCCACGAACGTTATTTCTTGCGTTTGCTTTCCAAGCACATTCTGCTTTACAGCGAGATGGTCGTCTCTACGGGGCTTCTGCATTGCGAAAACAAGGACTTGTTCCTCGGACACGAACCGTTTGAACACCCGGCTGTGTTGCAGCTCGGCGGTAGCAATCCGGCGGATCTTGCCTCGGCCTCAAAGCTCGTGGAAGCGGCTGGCTTTAGCGAAGTCAACTTGAATTGCGGTTGCCCTTCGGACCGTGTGCAGAACGGGAACTTTGGCGCGTGCCTCATGAAAGAGAAGAACGTTGTCGCCGATTGCTTCAAGGCGATGCAGGACGCCGTTTCAATTCCTGTTTCTATCAAGTGCCGCATTGGGGTCGATGACCTGGACAGCTGGGAATTTTTCACAGATTTCATCCAGACCGTGCGTGATGCAGGCTGCAAAATTTTCATCGTGCATGCGCGCAAAGCTTGGCTCAAGGGACTCTCGCCTAAGGAGAACCGCGAAGTGCCGCCGCTCCATTACGAGTTCGTCCACCGCCTCAAGGCGGAGATGCCGGAGCTGAACTTGAGCATCAACGGAGGCATCAAGACGCTCGACCAAATTGAAGAACAGCTGAAAGATTTGGACGGCGTGATGGTCGGTCGCGAAGCCTACGAGAATCCGTGGTTCCTGCACGATGCCGATGCAAGAATCTTCGGGGATGTCCGCCCAGAAAGCAACGACCCGGCTGAGATTATTGCCGGAAACGCTCGCCCCGCCACAAGAAAGGCGCTCCTCGAAGCCTACCTCCCCTACGTCGAGAAGCAGACTGCCGAAGGCTGCCCCGCGACGATTCTCGTGAAGCACCTCTACGGGCTTTTTGCAGGACTCCCGGGCGCCCGCAAATTCCGCGCCACGCTCAGCAACGAGAGCCCCCGCGCCCACCTTTACGGAGGTGCCGCCGCCCTCATCCGAAAAGCGATGGAACTCGTTGGTGAGACTAGAGACTAG
- a CDS encoding lanthionine synthetase LanC family protein: protein MKLNFVQNLDFSASKNGNYLEAVLQIVKYLKTNEVVTPHGKYWKASPEPGNEYKGDLMITPKGLYAGSAGIGQFFLQLYDVTQDEAYLQEAKDAAEYILNTYEGKQFFDNVLNGNDGGVWPVKGWGTSVYASPAGQAIFVEQLYEHTGDPRYREFLIRTADDSIAAGVDDGNTLHWSSEADLMADGSYAFFFLYVYRKTKDKKYLEAAKKVVAFTDTRIVHAKEGGIYYKNVDLTLVGWKSKESVFPNFSHGAAGSAFLNVLLYEETKEKAYLDKANEVVKFLSAIVEGDENGALIPYLYNPEKGRFHDFYYLSTCHGPVGTTLLFRKLFDVTQNKENLEWVDLLTKGILKTGAPLKHTPGYWNSYCLCCGAPGVLAHFVKTAEVLNDESYIEQAKLTADKLLGDSWNDDKGRRWFAAWTRKLPGFVETYTGLYDGAAGVGTALLYLYAHEKGIKIKTETVEYLFLNPVKAA from the coding sequence ATGAAATTAAACTTTGTTCAAAATCTAGATTTTAGCGCCTCCAAAAATGGAAATTATCTCGAAGCGGTTTTGCAGATTGTCAAGTATCTCAAGACAAATGAGGTCGTCACGCCGCATGGCAAGTACTGGAAAGCAAGCCCGGAACCGGGAAATGAGTACAAGGGCGACCTGATGATTACGCCTAAGGGCCTTTATGCCGGCTCGGCTGGCATTGGCCAATTCTTCTTGCAACTTTACGATGTCACTCAGGACGAAGCGTATTTGCAAGAGGCAAAGGATGCAGCAGAATACATCCTCAACACGTACGAAGGCAAACAGTTCTTTGATAATGTGTTGAACGGAAACGACGGCGGTGTCTGGCCGGTCAAGGGCTGGGGAACGAGTGTCTATGCGTCACCGGCGGGGCAGGCAATTTTCGTGGAACAGCTTTACGAACATACGGGCGATCCGCGTTACCGCGAATTCCTGATCCGCACGGCTGACGATTCCATCGCTGCAGGCGTTGATGACGGTAACACGCTCCACTGGAGCTCCGAAGCCGACTTGATGGCCGATGGATCTTACGCGTTTTTCTTCCTTTACGTCTATCGCAAGACTAAAGACAAGAAGTATCTAGAAGCGGCCAAAAAAGTTGTCGCTTTTACAGACACGAGAATTGTCCATGCCAAGGAAGGCGGCATTTACTACAAGAACGTGGACTTGACGCTTGTTGGCTGGAAATCCAAGGAATCTGTGTTCCCTAACTTTAGCCATGGTGCTGCTGGATCCGCTTTCTTGAATGTTCTCTTGTACGAAGAAACTAAGGAAAAAGCTTATCTCGACAAGGCGAATGAAGTTGTCAAGTTCCTTTCGGCAATCGTTGAGGGCGATGAAAATGGTGCTTTGATTCCGTATCTCTACAATCCGGAAAAGGGGCGTTTCCATGACTTCTATTACCTTTCGACTTGCCATGGTCCCGTAGGTACAACACTTTTGTTCCGCAAACTTTTCGATGTGACTCAGAACAAAGAAAACTTGGAATGGGTGGACTTGCTCACTAAGGGTATCCTCAAGACCGGCGCTCCACTCAAGCATACTCCGGGTTATTGGAATAGTTATTGCCTTTGCTGCGGAGCCCCTGGCGTTCTCGCTCATTTCGTGAAGACGGCAGAAGTACTGAATGATGAATCCTACATCGAACAGGCGAAGCTCACTGCAGACAAGCTTCTAGGTGATTCTTGGAACGATGACAAGGGACGTCGCTGGTTTGCGGCTTGGACTCGCAAATTGCCGGGTTTCGTAGAAACCTACACGGGGCTTTACGATGGCGCTGCTGGTGTCGGTACAGCACTGCTTTATCTCTACGCTCACGAAAAAGGCATAAAAATCAAGACTGAGACGGTAGAATATCTCTTCTTGAATCCGGTAAAAGCTGCTTAG